One Beggiatoa leptomitoformis DNA segment encodes these proteins:
- a CDS encoding succinate dehydrogenase assembly factor 2: MSNLSKLKWHCRRGMKELDIVFTRYLDNAYPSASTEEKALFEAILDWQDMEIYNYLLERATPTDHQVVNFFNKLRQFSI; this comes from the coding sequence ATGAGCAATCTCTCAAAACTCAAATGGCATTGTCGACGTGGGATGAAGGAACTCGACATTGTTTTTACTCGGTATTTAGATAATGCCTATCCTTCAGCTTCTACTGAGGAAAAAGCCTTATTTGAGGCTATATTAGACTGGCAAGACATGGAAATTTATAATTATTTGTTGGAACGTGCTACACCGACTGACCATCAAGTTGTTAATTTTTTTAATAAATTACGCCAATTCAGTATATAA
- a CDS encoding MipA/OmpV family protein, producing MIRHKILGLCGFLLLLNPVYAASPTGTGWKGSIGLGVLWKAEPYKETDDTVLPIPLINLKYERFYIQGLTTGYKLIDDLQGSVDLIAKPRLEGYDAGDSDYLAGMEDRDKSLDMGLAVNMQFGRIILNTTAVSDVLGKSNGQELSAKIGYNLVFGGVGQSVLRLTPTVGVMWLSADMVDYYYGVRAEEARLDRPSYVGESSFNLTAGLSANYFFMANSGITAGINYELLGSEIADSPLLEKDYTVSIFAGYAWRF from the coding sequence ATGATACGACACAAAATACTGGGTTTATGCGGATTTTTACTGCTGCTAAACCCCGTTTATGCTGCCTCACCAACAGGAACAGGCTGGAAAGGCAGTATTGGGCTTGGTGTGTTGTGGAAAGCAGAACCCTATAAAGAAACGGATGATACTGTTTTACCTATTCCCTTGATAAATTTAAAGTACGAGCGTTTTTATATTCAGGGTTTAACAACGGGTTATAAGCTAATCGATGATTTACAGGGGAGTGTCGACTTGATTGCCAAACCACGGTTAGAAGGCTATGACGCAGGTGATAGTGATTATCTAGCGGGTATGGAAGACCGTGATAAGTCGTTAGATATGGGGTTAGCCGTCAATATGCAGTTTGGGCGGATTATTTTAAATACAACGGCTGTGTCTGACGTGTTAGGGAAGAGCAACGGGCAAGAGTTGAGCGCGAAAATTGGATATAACCTTGTATTTGGCGGTGTAGGACAGTCTGTTTTACGGCTCACGCCTACGGTTGGGGTCATGTGGTTAAGTGCAGATATGGTTGATTATTATTATGGTGTTCGTGCAGAAGAAGCGCGTTTAGACCGTCCGTCCTATGTTGGAGAATCTAGCTTTAATTTAACGGCAGGATTAAGCGCGAATTATTTTTTTATGGCAAATTCGGGAATTACGGCGGGCATTAATTACGAGTTATTGGGCAGTGAGATTGCGGATAGTCCTTTGTTAGAAAAAGATTATACGGTCAGCATTTTTGCAGGATATGCTTGGCGGTTTTAG
- a CDS encoding tetratricopeptide repeat protein: protein MLKKQIRLICVISAVGFAQTASAWQLHFHNADQQALDAFAQGHYAVAASLFTDPYNQGIALYRAGNFEQAVKAFATVETPTRLIDAEYNLGNTYYQLGEYDKALLSYQKVLSADPTHTDAQHNLALTQKRLEKPQQPNNGGADKSQQPQPETGDKKGGELDKGQKSQDTQKQDNAKGGSDNIGDKQGGQQGELEAKQQGQKSATPPDVNRDKQRQGGETPLTQPVTPPDNPPIDDSKNQQAEQGEETNNPAQKAALSSFATPANHANEAEMLADILLNRVTDNPAKLLQQQFQLDAEKTSLPPPHQPW from the coding sequence ATGTTAAAAAAGCAAATACGCCTTATTTGCGTCATATCTGCCGTGGGTTTTGCACAAACCGCCTCGGCTTGGCAACTGCATTTTCACAATGCCGACCAACAAGCCTTGGATGCGTTTGCGCAAGGTCATTATGCGGTTGCCGCTTCGCTGTTTACTGACCCTTATAATCAAGGCATTGCCTTATATCGGGCGGGGAATTTTGAACAAGCCGTTAAAGCCTTTGCAACGGTAGAAACCCCGACCCGTTTAATCGATGCAGAATACAATTTAGGCAATACCTATTATCAACTGGGTGAATACGATAAAGCCCTACTATCCTATCAAAAAGTGTTAAGTGCAGACCCAACCCATACGGATGCACAACACAATCTCGCCCTCACCCAAAAACGCCTAGAAAAACCGCAACAGCCCAACAATGGCGGTGCCGATAAAAGTCAACAACCGCAACCAGAAACAGGCGATAAAAAAGGCGGCGAACTTGATAAAGGACAAAAAAGCCAAGACACACAAAAACAGGATAATGCAAAAGGGGGCAGCGATAACATCGGCGACAAGCAAGGCGGACAACAAGGCGAGCTAGAAGCCAAACAACAAGGACAAAAATCCGCAACACCGCCCGACGTAAACCGTGATAAACAACGTCAAGGTGGAGAGACACCGCTAACCCAACCCGTGACACCGCCAGACAATCCCCCCATTGATGACAGTAAAAACCAACAAGCGGAGCAGGGCGAAGAGACCAATAATCCCGCGCAAAAAGCAGCACTCTCTTCTTTTGCAACCCCCGCAAATCATGCCAACGAAGCAGAAATGCTGGCAGATATTTTGTTAAATCGCGTAACAGACAACCCTGCTAAATTGTTACAACAACAGTTTCAGTTAGACGCGGAAAAAACCTCATTGCCACCACCACACCAACCTTGGTAA
- a CDS encoding AAA family ATPase, with protein MLNLPNYQVQTQIYESANSVIYRGARNKDNLKVILKVLKEDYPSPEELMRYRQEYEITRCLDQVDGVVKAYSLEKLQNTLVIVLEDFGGESLKHLIVKRRLTVQEFLPLAIQIADSLDHLYADHIIHKDINPANIVWNPETNQLKIIDFGIASRLPRENPTLKSPEQLEGTLAYLSPEQTGRMNRVLDYRTDLYSLGITFYELLTGQLPFTSTDLLEVIHGHIAKRPEPVCQINADVPPILSDIIIKLMAKNAEDRYQSAFGVKHDLQVCLAHIEHLTHFSFGLAQQDISGSFHLPQKLYGREAEIHTLWQAFERVSQGTAELLLIAGYSGIGKTALVQEIYKPITAKRGYFCAGKFDQLQRNIPYSALIQSFRQLIQQLLTESSVPLECWQQRLLAAVGCNGQVISDVIPEIELLLGKLPPVSPLPPTEAQNRFNFVFQNFIRACCQVEHPLVIFLDDLQWADSASLKLMSLMMSDIPYLFLIGAYRDNEVNATHPLLTTLNELQKTSVTIQTVTLTPLGLPHIVQFLADTLNLKKELSTLAKLQGLAELLLEKTGGNPFFLGEFIKTLYTESLLQFDCQKRAWVWDLTQIQARNITDNVVELMGNKVKQLQPTTQHILKLAACLGNTFELVTLAKIAKKSISEVQIQLWQALTEGMIITVGNTYKFIHDRVQQSIYALIPEAEKPALHWTIGQLLLQDSTATENRLFEVVDHLNIGLHLLTEKDKSKIAQLNLLAGKRAKMSAAFDAALKYCVFGLQLLEQDTWKTHYNFTLELHSLAAEMASLIGDFKQLDVLFTLITKHAKTPVDMASAYESKIHGYMSEGKLQETLDTALEILNRLGLALPSYPDDEAFQTALRELQARYTTTTIEDLVNLPEMLDKTKLAIMRVVAKSTAAAYIGRPKLFLLLILRQVDLSITHGNTSESAYVYACYALLLCGVTNDLDTGYRFGQLATKLLEKSGDTKFKSKTLEVVNGHVWHFKQALKDTLPNLEIGYQSGLETGDLEYAGYNAFFYSCNAYFAGTELQELARQMTCYNDGMQRIRAETGIRWQSSFRQAVFNLLGQAESLPQYLDGQAFNQSQMLPLLQNTNNQSALAAFYVNTLILCYLFDDYEKALENATLAEQHKGGMFAMVSVPVANFYESLTCLQVYTLRDAKHQTVLLNKVIANQQQLKHFADHAPMNHLHKFLLVEAELARVLGNRWKAMQDYENAIQNARENDYIQEQALAYELAARFYLMQGMDKFAQTYLQEARYHYQQWGALAKVSQLEAKYPQWLTAKTAPVIPTIDSLTSTATVMMSTRTRIRTSNWLDLESVMKATQALSGEMVLSQLLEKMMHIVIENAGAERGLLILKQDGQWLIEAEGAFKSEEVTVLQSLPIEGRTPTAIINYVMRTREAVVLANARQEGMYVQNSYVQQQQLKSVLCNPIIHQGKMMGILYLENNVTEGAFTPARLKLLEMLSSQAAISLENALLYRTLEQKVEIRTAQLAAANQQITALNEQLKAENLRMGAELSVARQLQQMVLPREEELRQIEALDIACFMEPAVEVGGDYYEILNHDGRVKIGIGDVTGHGLESGVLMLMVQTTVRALLLAGINNPKEFLNIVNQTIYQNAQRMQTDKNLTLSLLDYHDGKLQLTGQHEEVLLVRKNGHIERIDTLGLGFMVGMEADISPWIAQREIQLESGDGIVLYTDGITEARNVTKTNYDIQRLCTIVSRYWHQSAAEIQQAVIADVRQHIGKQNIADDITLLVLKQR; from the coding sequence ATGTTGAATTTACCGAATTATCAAGTACAAACACAAATCTATGAAAGTGCTAACTCTGTTATTTATCGTGGTGCAAGAAACAAGGATAATTTGAAGGTTATCCTCAAGGTGTTAAAAGAAGATTACCCTTCACCTGAAGAATTGATGCGCTATCGGCAAGAATATGAAATAACACGCTGTCTTGATCAAGTTGATGGTGTGGTTAAAGCCTATAGCTTGGAAAAACTCCAGAATACATTGGTGATTGTGTTAGAAGATTTTGGTGGAGAGTCGTTAAAACACCTCATTGTAAAACGCCGTTTAACCGTGCAAGAATTCTTACCGCTGGCAATTCAAATTGCAGATAGCCTAGACCATTTGTATGCCGACCACATTATTCATAAAGATATTAATCCTGCGAATATCGTTTGGAATCCAGAAACTAATCAGTTAAAAATTATAGATTTTGGAATTGCCAGCCGTCTGCCACGCGAAAACCCAACCCTTAAAAGCCCCGAGCAGCTAGAAGGGACATTGGCTTATTTGTCTCCTGAACAGACAGGGCGAATGAATCGTGTACTAGATTATCGGACAGATTTGTATTCTCTAGGGATTACCTTTTATGAATTATTAACAGGACAATTGCCTTTTACTTCAACGGATTTATTAGAAGTGATTCATGGACATATTGCTAAACGTCCTGAACCTGTTTGTCAGATAAATGCAGATGTTCCACCCATTTTATCTGATATTATCATAAAGTTAATGGCAAAAAATGCAGAAGACCGCTATCAATCTGCTTTTGGTGTGAAGCATGATTTACAAGTTTGTTTAGCCCACATTGAGCATTTAACCCATTTTTCTTTTGGATTAGCGCAACAAGATATTTCAGGCAGTTTTCATTTACCGCAAAAACTCTATGGACGTGAAGCAGAAATTCATACGCTGTGGCAGGCTTTTGAGCGCGTAAGTCAGGGAACGGCCGAGTTGTTGCTGATTGCGGGTTATTCAGGGATTGGTAAAACCGCGCTAGTACAGGAAATCTATAAACCCATCACGGCAAAACGGGGTTATTTTTGTGCAGGTAAATTTGACCAGCTACAACGTAATATTCCTTATTCCGCGTTAATTCAGTCTTTTAGACAACTTATTCAACAACTACTAACTGAGTCTAGCGTGCCACTAGAATGTTGGCAACAACGCTTATTAGCCGCTGTTGGTTGTAATGGACAAGTTATCAGTGATGTGATTCCTGAAATAGAACTATTGTTAGGAAAACTCCCCCCTGTGTCGCCGTTGCCACCTACAGAGGCACAGAATAGATTTAATTTTGTTTTTCAAAATTTTATTCGTGCTTGCTGTCAAGTAGAGCATCCCCTCGTTATATTCCTAGATGATTTACAGTGGGCTGATTCTGCAAGCCTTAAGTTAATGAGCTTGATGATGAGCGATATTCCCTATTTATTTTTAATCGGGGCTTATCGAGATAATGAAGTTAATGCAACACATCCCTTGCTGACCACTTTAAACGAATTACAAAAAACGTCAGTGACCATACAAACGGTAACGCTTACCCCATTGGGTTTACCACATATCGTACAGTTTCTTGCAGATACGCTAAATCTGAAAAAAGAGTTGTCCACATTGGCTAAATTGCAGGGATTGGCTGAATTACTGTTGGAAAAAACGGGCGGAAACCCTTTCTTTTTAGGCGAGTTTATCAAAACGTTATATACAGAAAGTCTATTACAATTTGATTGTCAAAAACGGGCTTGGGTATGGGATTTAACGCAAATTCAAGCACGGAATATCACCGATAACGTAGTAGAATTAATGGGGAATAAAGTTAAGCAATTACAGCCAACAACCCAACATATTTTGAAACTAGCCGCCTGTTTAGGTAATACCTTTGAGCTGGTGACATTGGCTAAAATTGCTAAAAAGTCTATTTCAGAAGTACAAATCCAACTGTGGCAAGCCTTAACAGAAGGTATGATTATAACCGTTGGCAATACCTATAAATTTATTCATGACCGTGTACAACAATCTATTTACGCACTGATTCCAGAGGCAGAAAAACCTGCCTTACATTGGACTATTGGGCAATTGTTATTGCAAGATTCAACCGCAACAGAAAATCGTCTATTTGAAGTAGTTGACCATCTTAATATCGGGTTACATCTGCTTACAGAGAAAGATAAATCTAAAATAGCGCAATTAAATTTGTTAGCAGGTAAACGGGCAAAGATGTCTGCCGCGTTTGATGCCGCATTAAAATATTGTGTCTTTGGATTGCAATTATTAGAGCAAGACACATGGAAGACGCACTATAACTTCACGTTAGAACTCCATTCATTAGCCGCAGAAATGGCCAGTTTAATAGGCGATTTTAAACAACTAGATGTATTATTTACGCTTATCACTAAACATGCTAAAACACCTGTGGACATGGCAAGTGCGTATGAAAGCAAAATTCATGGCTATATGTCCGAAGGGAAACTACAAGAAACCCTAGATACGGCACTAGAAATTTTAAACCGTTTAGGTTTGGCACTTCCTAGTTATCCAGACGATGAGGCATTTCAAACCGCATTAAGAGAATTGCAGGCTCGTTATACGACAACAACGATTGAGGACTTGGTCAATTTGCCCGAAATGCTAGATAAAACCAAATTAGCTATCATGCGTGTTGTCGCAAAATCTACAGCGGCTGCCTACATTGGCAGACCCAAATTATTCTTATTGCTTATCTTGCGTCAGGTTGATTTATCCATTACGCATGGTAACACCAGCGAATCCGCCTATGTGTATGCGTGTTACGCGCTGTTACTTTGTGGGGTTACTAACGATTTAGACACAGGTTATCGTTTTGGACAACTAGCGACCAAACTGCTAGAAAAATCAGGGGATACCAAATTTAAATCCAAAACCCTTGAAGTGGTTAATGGTCATGTTTGGCATTTTAAGCAAGCACTAAAAGACACACTGCCTAATCTAGAAATCGGCTATCAAAGTGGTTTAGAAACAGGGGATTTAGAATACGCAGGATATAACGCCTTTTTCTACTCCTGCAACGCTTATTTTGCAGGCACAGAACTGCAAGAATTAGCGCGACAAATGACCTGTTACAATGATGGTATGCAACGCATACGAGCAGAAACAGGGATTCGTTGGCAAAGTTCGTTTCGACAAGCCGTATTTAACCTGTTAGGGCAGGCAGAATCTTTGCCACAATACTTGGATGGACAAGCATTCAATCAATCACAGATGTTGCCCCTCCTGCAAAACACAAATAATCAATCCGCATTAGCAGCTTTCTATGTTAATACACTAATACTCTGCTATCTATTTGATGACTACGAGAAAGCCCTAGAAAATGCAACACTTGCAGAACAGCATAAAGGCGGCATGTTCGCCATGGTGTCTGTTCCCGTAGCAAATTTCTATGAATCACTCACTTGCCTACAAGTGTACACACTCCGTGATGCAAAACACCAAACAGTTCTTCTCAATAAAGTAATAGCGAATCAACAACAACTAAAACATTTCGCAGACCACGCACCCATGAACCATCTACACAAATTTTTGTTAGTAGAGGCTGAGTTAGCACGGGTATTGGGTAACCGTTGGAAAGCAATGCAAGATTATGAAAATGCGATTCAAAACGCGCGAGAAAATGATTATATTCAAGAACAAGCCCTTGCCTACGAACTTGCTGCACGTTTCTACCTCATGCAAGGCATGGATAAATTCGCCCAAACCTATTTACAAGAAGCACGATACCACTATCAACAATGGGGTGCATTAGCCAAAGTCAGCCAGCTAGAAGCCAAATATCCACAATGGCTTACTGCTAAAACAGCACCTGTCATTCCAACTATTGACAGCTTAACCAGCACGGCTACCGTGATGATGAGTACGCGAACACGCATCCGTACATCAAATTGGTTAGACCTAGAAAGCGTTATGAAAGCCACGCAAGCCCTGTCTGGTGAAATGGTACTCAGCCAATTACTAGAAAAAATGATGCACATTGTCATTGAAAATGCGGGTGCAGAGCGCGGACTGCTGATTTTAAAACAAGATGGACAATGGTTAATTGAGGCAGAAGGCGCGTTTAAAAGTGAAGAAGTAACCGTTTTACAATCGTTACCCATAGAAGGACGCACACCTACCGCGATTATCAACTACGTCATGCGGACGCGCGAAGCCGTTGTTCTAGCCAACGCACGCCAAGAAGGCATGTATGTACAAAACAGCTACGTTCAACAACAACAACTCAAATCTGTTTTATGTAACCCCATTATTCATCAGGGAAAAATGATGGGGATTTTATACTTAGAAAACAATGTAACAGAAGGCGCGTTTACCCCAGCCCGTTTAAAACTCTTAGAAATGCTTTCTTCGCAAGCCGCTATTTCACTAGAAAATGCACTGCTATACCGCACTTTAGAACAAAAAGTTGAAATCCGGACGGCACAGCTAGCAGCGGCCAACCAACAAATCACCGCCTTAAATGAACAACTAAAAGCTGAAAATTTACGCATGGGTGCTGAATTAAGCGTTGCGCGCCAACTACAACAAATGGTTTTACCCCGCGAAGAAGAACTACGACAGATTGAAGCACTAGATATTGCCTGCTTTATGGAACCTGCTGTAGAAGTTGGTGGTGATTACTACGAAATACTCAACCATGACGGACGAGTAAAAATCGGGATTGGCGATGTCACAGGACACGGGCTAGAAAGCGGCGTGTTAATGCTCATGGTACAAACCACCGTGCGGGCATTATTGCTAGCGGGTATCAATAATCCAAAAGAATTCCTAAATATTGTCAATCAAACGATTTACCAAAATGCCCAACGGATGCAAACCGACAAAAATCTTACTTTGTCACTGTTAGATTACCACGACGGCAAATTGCAACTGACAGGACAACATGAAGAAGTGCTACTGGTGCGGAAAAATGGGCATATTGAACGCATTGATACGCTAGGCTTAGGATTTATGGTGGGCATGGAGGCAGATATTTCCCCTTGGATTGCACAACGAGAAATTCAACTAGAATCAGGGGACGGCATCGTATTATATACGGATGGGATTACCGAAGCCCGCAATGTAACAAAGACCAACTATGACATTCAACGCCTATGCACAATTGTCAGCCGTTATTGGCATCAAAGTGCTGCCGAGATACAACAAGCTGTCATTGCTGATGTACGACAACACATTGGCAAACAAAATATTGCCGATGACATCACCCTGCTGGTATTAAAACAACGTTAA
- the nagZ gene encoding beta-N-acetylhexosaminidase: MALGHLMIDLEGLYLTIEERELLKHPLVGGVILFSRNYESPEQVAALTADIHALRTPPLLIAVDHEGGRVQRFRQGFTRLPASARLGQLYDQQPRLAIHYAEQVGWLMAIELRAVGVDFSFAPVIDLGKGISSVIGDRALHQNPDVITHLAQALLLGMRQAGMAAVGKHFPGHGSVVADSHHAVPVDERDFTDIQFTDLVPFARLIKNDLAAIMPAHVIYPKVDSIPAGFSARWLQNILRTQLGFQGVIFSDDISMAGAAVMGDVTARAQQALHAGCDMVLICQDREAAIQVIDHLGTYHSPVSQARLIRMHGQKALQWQQLAQQPQWIKAQEICIALEKQPEIDLDNGEQLA, translated from the coding sequence ATGGCACTTGGGCATTTAATGATAGACCTAGAAGGTCTGTATTTAACGATAGAAGAACGTGAGTTATTAAAACATCCTCTCGTTGGTGGCGTTATTTTATTCAGCCGTAATTATGAATCTCCTGAACAAGTTGCTGCATTAACAGCCGACATTCATGCACTGCGAACGCCGCCTTTATTAATTGCGGTTGATCATGAAGGTGGACGGGTGCAACGTTTTCGCCAAGGTTTTACCCGTTTACCTGCCAGTGCGCGACTGGGTCAGCTTTACGACCAACAACCCCGTTTAGCGATACATTATGCTGAACAAGTGGGTTGGTTAATGGCGATAGAATTACGAGCTGTTGGTGTCGATTTTAGTTTTGCACCCGTCATCGATTTAGGGAAAGGAATTAGCAGTGTTATTGGGGATAGGGCATTACACCAAAACCCTGATGTTATAACACATTTAGCGCAAGCATTATTATTAGGAATGCGCCAAGCTGGCATGGCAGCCGTAGGCAAACATTTTCCCGGTCATGGTTCTGTCGTTGCAGATTCGCATCATGCGGTTCCTGTTGATGAGCGCGATTTTACCGATATTCAATTTACCGACCTTGTACCTTTTGCCCGTCTGATTAAAAATGACCTCGCTGCTATCATGCCTGCACATGTGATTTACCCTAAAGTGGATAGTATTCCTGCGGGATTTTCTGCACGTTGGTTACAAAATATTTTACGCACGCAACTAGGATTTCAAGGCGTTATTTTTAGTGATGATATCAGTATGGCAGGGGCTGCGGTGATGGGGGATGTGACGGCGCGCGCACAGCAAGCCTTACACGCGGGTTGCGATATGGTATTAATTTGTCAAGACAGAGAGGCAGCTATACAGGTGATTGATCATTTAGGCACATATCATTCACCTGTTTCACAAGCCCGTTTGATTCGAATGCACGGACAAAAAGCCTTGCAATGGCAACAATTAGCTCAGCAACCCCAGTGGATAAAGGCTCAAGAAATTTGTATCGCACTAGAAAAACAACCTGAAATCGATTTAGACAATGGGGAACAATTGGCATAA